The Nostoc sp. NIES-3756 DNA window ATCGGTGAACCTGGGGTGGGTAAGACTGCGATCGCCGAAGCTTTGGCACAGCGTATAGTTAATGGTGATGTTCCCGAATCTTTGAAAAACCGTCAACTCATTTCCCTAGATATCGGTAGTTTGATTGCTGGGGCAAAATACCGGGGTGAATTTGAAGACCGTTTAAAAGCCGTCCTCAAGGAAGTTACAGAATCCAACGGTAACATTGTTTTATTTATCGATGAACTACATACCGTCGTCGGTACTGGTTCCAGCCAACAAGGGGCGATGGATGCAGGGAATTTACTCAAACCCATGTTGGCAAGGGGCGAACTGCGTTGTATTGGTGCTACTACCTTAGATGAGTTTCGCAAATTTATTGAGAAAGATGCAGCCCTAGAACGGCGTTTTCAACAAGTATACGTAGACCAGCCCAGTGTGGAAAATACAATTTCCATTTTGCGGGGATTAAAGGAACGCTACGAAGTCCACCACAATGTGAAAATTTCCGACTCCGCACTGGTAGCTGCAGCTACATTATCAGCGAGGTATATTAGCGATCGCTTCCTACCCGATAAGGCTATTGATTTAGTCGATGAAGCTGCGGCACAGTTAAAAATGGAAATCACTTCCAAGCCCGCAGATTTGGAAGCCATCGACCGCCGTTTGATGCAGTTAGAAATGGAAAAGCTGTCTTTGGCTGGGGAAGAGAAAGTAGCAGCCGCAACCAAAGAGCGTTTGCAACGAATTGAGTCAGAAATCACCAATTTAACTGAAAAACAGCAGGATTTAAACAATCAGTGGCAAGGAGAAAAGCAAGTATTAGAAGCTATCAGCCTGTTAAAGAAAGAAGAAGAAGCTTTAAGGGTGCAAATTGAACAAGCAGAGCGGGCTTATGATTTGAATAAAGCGGCTGAGTTGAAGTATGGCAAACTGGAGGGAGTACAGCGCGATCGCGAAGCTAAAGAAGCAAAGCTATTAGAATTACAAAGCCAAGGTTCTACCCTTTTGCGTGAACAAGTCACCGAAGCCGACATCGCCGAAATCGTCGCCAAGTGGACAGGTATCCCTGTAAATCGCCTGTTGGAGTCAGAACGACAAAAACTCCTGCAACTCGAAAGCCATCTCCATCAACGGGTAATAGGACAACAGGAAGCAGTGGAAGCAGTCTCCGCCGCCATCCGTCGCGCCCGTGCGGGAATGAAAGACCCCAACCGTCCCATTGGTTCTTTTCTATTCATGGGGCCAACTGGCGTAGGTAAAACTGAACTCGCCCGTGCTTTAGCCCAATTCCTCTTTGACTCCGATGATGCTTTAGTGCGCTTGGATATGTCTGAGTACATGGAAAAACACTCAGTCTCCCGCCTAGTTGGTGCGCCTCCTGGTTATGTAGGCTACGAAGAAGGTGGTCAACTTTCTGAAGCTGTGCGCCGTCATCCTTATTCTGTAGTGTTATTGGATGAAGTTGAGAAAGCTCACCCCGATGTGTTCAATATTTTATTACAGGTGTTGGATGATGGGAGAATTACTGATTCTCAAGGGAGAACAGTAGATTTCCGCAACACCGTCATTGTCATGACTAGTAACATCGGTAGCGAACATATATTAGATGTGTCTGGTGATGATTCCCAGTATGAGACAATGCGAAATCGGGTCATGGATGCCTTGCGATCGCACTTCCGCCCCGAATTTCTCAACCGCGTTGATGATACAATCCTCTTCCACACCCTCAGCCGTGATGAGATGCGCCACATCATCCGCATTCAACTCAAACGGGTGGAAAGTCTCCTCCGAGAGCAAAAAATCTCCTTTGACATCTCCCAAGCCGCCTGTGATTTTTTAGTGGAAAAAGGCTATGACCCAGTTTATGGTGCAAGACCCCTAAAACGAGCTATTCAGCGAGAAATCGAAAACCCCCTCGCCACCAAAATCTTAGAAAACACCTTTATCTCCGGTGACACCGTTTACATAGATAAAGGAGAAAACAGCCTCATATTCACCAACAAAGCGCCAGTCAAAATTTCCCTCACACAAATCACAACCTAGTTATCTATCAATCTCCGCGCCCCTGTTGCGTTTCCCTCTCCACCCCAGGTAGGGAAATCCACATCCTAGCTTGGGGGGCAAACAATCCTGGTAACTAACGGCGATCGCGTAAACTATACCTTGAAAATCTTTATTCCTCTCATGCCCTTTTATTTACTGGGTATTTACCCATAATGTAAAAGGCCTGCATGTCTTAACTACAAAAATACCTTCACATACAATTACTTATCATGCTAGAGCAAGGCACTATCAGTATTCATACTGAGAATATTTTCCCCATCATCAAAAAGTCCCTCTACTCAGACCACCAAATCTTCCTGCGAGAATTAGTATCTAACGCTGTCGATGCCATCCAAAAGCTAAAAATGGTGTCCCGTGCTGGGGAATATGCGGGAGAAGTTGAGGAACCAGAAATTGTGCTGGCGATAGATAAAGATAAAAAAACCCTCTCCATCACCGACAATGGGATTGGGATGACAGCAGAGGAAGTTAAGAAATATATCAACCAAGTCGCTTTCTCTAGTGCGGAAGAGTTTATTCACAAGTATCAAGGTA harbors:
- the clpB gene encoding ATP-dependent chaperone ClpB, with product MQPTDPNKFTDKAWEAIVKSQDIVRAYQQQQLDVEHLILALIEDPTSLAIRVLGRAEIDPIRLQQQLEAFTQRQPKVGKSEQLYLGRSLDVMLDRAEEIRERMKDSYISVEHILLAFVDDERVGRRVLKGFNVDSVKIEASIKTVRGSQKVTDQNPESRYEALQKFGRDLTEQAKAGKLDPVIGRDDEIRRVIQVLSRRSKNNPVLIGEPGVGKTAIAEALAQRIVNGDVPESLKNRQLISLDIGSLIAGAKYRGEFEDRLKAVLKEVTESNGNIVLFIDELHTVVGTGSSQQGAMDAGNLLKPMLARGELRCIGATTLDEFRKFIEKDAALERRFQQVYVDQPSVENTISILRGLKERYEVHHNVKISDSALVAAATLSARYISDRFLPDKAIDLVDEAAAQLKMEITSKPADLEAIDRRLMQLEMEKLSLAGEEKVAAATKERLQRIESEITNLTEKQQDLNNQWQGEKQVLEAISLLKKEEEALRVQIEQAERAYDLNKAAELKYGKLEGVQRDREAKEAKLLELQSQGSTLLREQVTEADIAEIVAKWTGIPVNRLLESERQKLLQLESHLHQRVIGQQEAVEAVSAAIRRARAGMKDPNRPIGSFLFMGPTGVGKTELARALAQFLFDSDDALVRLDMSEYMEKHSVSRLVGAPPGYVGYEEGGQLSEAVRRHPYSVVLLDEVEKAHPDVFNILLQVLDDGRITDSQGRTVDFRNTVIVMTSNIGSEHILDVSGDDSQYETMRNRVMDALRSHFRPEFLNRVDDTILFHTLSRDEMRHIIRIQLKRVESLLREQKISFDISQAACDFLVEKGYDPVYGARPLKRAIQREIENPLATKILENTFISGDTVYIDKGENSLIFTNKAPVKISLTQITT